The following are encoded in a window of Solibacillus sp. FSL R7-0668 genomic DNA:
- a CDS encoding Tex family protein — MEQKKMLQMIAKDVNVQLKQAQAVIDLLAEGNTVPFIARYRKEVTGSLDEVQIKAIEDRYHYIQQLETRKEEVLRLIDEQGKLTEELQQAIQAATVLQRVEDLYRPFKQKRRTKATIAKERGLEPLAEQILKFTKQSLDQLATGFINEEKGVATIDDALAGARDILAEYFADDAAIREKLRKLSWREGKLVTAVKNAEKDEKKVFEMYYEYEEPVSRIAPHRTLAVNRGEKEDILRVSIDVPIEKATAQMAMHFIPNHFVGPSVEQVTLAITDSYKRLIKPSIENELRSELTEKGETQAIHIFSENLRNLLLQPPMRGKMVLGVDPAYRTGCKLAVVDETGKMIEIGVIYPHTTSDTTKSKTTIKALLKKYPISIIAIGNGTASRETEQFIAEVLKEVNEQVAYVIVNEAGASVYSASDVARAEFPDLQVEQRSAVSIARRLQDPLSELVKIEPKAVGVGQYQHDVSQKKLAESLTFIVETAVNQVGVDVNTASASLLQYVSGLSKTVAENIVSMRGENGKFTSRAQLKKIPRLGAKTYEQAIGFLRIPEAKNPLDATGIHPESYKLAEAILEAASLTKKDIGTPKAEQAISELNLSDLSATLNIGEVTLKDIVDTLMKPSRDPRDAFPQPLLKTDVLQMDDLQVGMELQGTVRNVVDFGAFVDIGVKQDGLVHISKLQKGRVKHPLDVVALGDIVTVWVEKVEASKGRISLTMLPPGQQVNM; from the coding sequence ATGGAACAGAAGAAAATGCTACAAATGATTGCAAAAGATGTAAATGTACAGTTAAAACAGGCACAAGCCGTTATTGATTTATTGGCAGAAGGGAACACCGTGCCGTTCATTGCTCGTTATCGAAAAGAAGTTACGGGTTCTTTGGATGAAGTGCAAATTAAAGCTATTGAAGATCGCTATCATTACATACAACAATTAGAAACACGAAAAGAAGAAGTCCTCCGCTTAATTGATGAGCAAGGGAAATTGACAGAAGAATTACAGCAAGCCATCCAAGCAGCGACCGTGTTACAGCGTGTTGAAGATTTATATCGCCCATTTAAGCAAAAGCGTCGTACGAAAGCCACGATTGCCAAAGAGCGAGGGCTAGAGCCATTAGCAGAGCAAATTTTAAAATTTACAAAGCAATCCTTAGACCAATTGGCTACCGGTTTTATTAATGAAGAAAAAGGGGTTGCAACGATAGATGATGCATTAGCAGGTGCGCGGGATATTTTAGCAGAGTATTTTGCAGACGATGCCGCAATTCGTGAAAAGTTACGAAAATTATCGTGGCGTGAAGGGAAGCTTGTAACAGCTGTAAAAAATGCGGAGAAGGACGAAAAAAAAGTATTCGAAATGTATTATGAATATGAAGAACCCGTTTCTCGTATAGCCCCACACCGCACGTTAGCAGTAAATCGAGGGGAAAAAGAAGATATACTCCGTGTATCAATTGATGTACCTATAGAGAAGGCGACAGCCCAAATGGCGATGCATTTCATTCCGAATCATTTTGTGGGTCCATCTGTCGAACAAGTTACACTCGCAATTACAGATAGCTATAAACGCTTAATTAAACCATCTATCGAAAATGAATTACGCTCAGAGTTAACGGAAAAAGGTGAGACACAGGCGATTCATATATTCTCGGAAAACTTGCGTAATTTATTATTACAACCACCAATGCGCGGAAAAATGGTATTAGGTGTGGACCCGGCTTATCGAACAGGCTGTAAACTAGCAGTAGTGGATGAAACAGGAAAGATGATCGAAATCGGTGTAATTTATCCGCATACGACATCTGATACGACAAAATCAAAAACAACGATTAAAGCATTATTGAAAAAGTACCCGATTAGCATTATCGCGATTGGTAATGGGACTGCTTCACGCGAGACTGAGCAATTTATCGCAGAAGTGCTAAAAGAAGTAAATGAGCAAGTTGCATATGTAATCGTCAATGAGGCCGGTGCATCTGTTTATTCAGCATCCGATGTAGCCCGTGCCGAATTCCCGGACTTACAAGTGGAACAGCGTAGTGCGGTATCAATTGCGCGCCGTTTGCAGGATCCTTTATCTGAATTAGTAAAAATCGAACCCAAAGCAGTTGGTGTCGGACAATATCAGCACGACGTATCACAAAAAAAGCTAGCAGAGTCCCTAACATTTATTGTAGAGACAGCGGTAAACCAAGTCGGCGTAGATGTAAACACAGCGTCTGCTTCATTGCTTCAATATGTATCGGGCTTATCGAAAACAGTGGCAGAAAATATCGTAAGCATGCGCGGTGAAAATGGAAAGTTCACTTCACGTGCACAACTGAAAAAAATTCCACGTTTAGGTGCAAAAACATATGAGCAAGCAATTGGTTTCTTACGTATCCCAGAGGCAAAAAATCCATTAGATGCTACAGGTATTCACCCAGAAAGTTATAAACTGGCTGAAGCAATATTAGAAGCGGCTTCATTAACGAAAAAAGATATTGGAACACCAAAGGCAGAACAAGCGATTAGTGAGCTAAATTTATCGGATTTAAGTGCAACATTAAATATTGGTGAAGTAACATTAAAAGATATTGTTGATACATTAATGAAGCCGTCTCGTGATCCACGTGATGCCTTCCCGCAACCACTTCTAAAAACAGATGTCTTGCAAATGGACGATTTACAAGTAGGAATGGAATTACAGGGGACTGTACGAAATGTGGTCGATTTCGGCGCATTTGTGGATATAGGTGTGAAGCAAGATGGTCTTGTGCATATTTCAAAACTTCAAAAAGGACGTGTCAAGCATCCACTAGATGTCGTTGCGCTAGGGGATATTGTAACAGTTTGGGTTGAAAAGGTAGAAGCAAGTAAAGGGCGCATTTCCTTAACGATGCTTCC
- the sigB gene encoding RNA polymerase sigma factor SigB, with amino-acid sequence MSKESLPRNASKEEVLKWIAEYQEHASEESQTNLVLHYQQLVESIARKYSHGKSYYDDIVQVGMLGLLGAIRRFDPAFGRSFEAFAVPTIVGEIKRFLRDKTWDVHVPRRIKELGPRIKSAVEALTIELQRSPSISEIATRLEVNDETVLEAMEMGRSYQALSMDHSIESDSDGSTVTLFDIIGKEDDGYEVTDRRMIVAEAMNILSERERQIIQLTYLAQLSQKEAAERLGISQMHVSRIQRKAIQKLQDAISSSGSVSI; translated from the coding sequence ATGTCGAAAGAATCACTACCTAGAAATGCATCAAAAGAAGAGGTACTAAAATGGATTGCAGAATATCAAGAGCATGCGAGTGAAGAATCACAAACCAACCTAGTACTGCACTATCAACAATTAGTAGAATCAATTGCTCGCAAATATTCTCATGGTAAATCTTATTATGATGATATAGTACAAGTTGGTATGCTTGGCTTATTAGGTGCGATTCGACGATTTGATCCTGCTTTTGGAAGAAGCTTTGAGGCATTTGCCGTTCCAACCATTGTTGGGGAAATTAAACGTTTCTTGCGTGACAAAACATGGGATGTTCATGTACCGAGACGGATTAAAGAGCTTGGACCCCGTATTAAATCAGCAGTAGAAGCATTAACGATAGAATTACAGCGTTCACCTTCGATAAGTGAAATAGCTACTCGTTTAGAGGTGAATGATGAAACGGTGCTTGAAGCAATGGAGATGGGGCGTAGCTATCAAGCATTATCGATGGATCATTCGATTGAATCCGATTCAGATGGTAGTACGGTTACTTTATTTGATATCATTGGGAAAGAAGATGATGGCTATGAAGTAACCGATCGTCGTATGATTGTAGCGGAGGCCATGAATATATTAAGTGAACGTGAGCGTCAAATTATTCAATTGACCTACTTAGCTCAGCTCAGTCAAAAAGAAGCTGCTGAACGACTAGGTATATCACAAATGCATGTTTCGCGTATTCAACGAAAGGCTATACAAAAATTACAAGATGCCATTTCTTCAAGTGGCAGCGTATCAATATAA
- the rsbW gene encoding anti-sigma B factor RsbW — protein sequence MKAFDYIEIRVPAKPQYVSVIRLMVSGLAVRVGFTYDEIEDLKIAASEAVTNVVHHAYKGDSGEVVIGCALFENKIEIMVADYGVSFNFEEVKSKIGPYSEDENVALLREGGLGIYLMETLMDEVQLNNEGGVTVFMTKYVSREQVRENVERITT from the coding sequence ATGAAAGCATTTGATTATATCGAAATCCGAGTACCCGCTAAACCGCAATATGTAAGTGTCATTCGCTTGATGGTTTCCGGTCTAGCTGTGCGTGTTGGATTCACTTATGACGAAATTGAGGATTTAAAAATTGCGGCAAGTGAAGCTGTAACCAATGTTGTCCATCATGCGTATAAAGGTGACAGTGGAGAGGTAGTAATTGGCTGTGCACTTTTTGAGAACAAGATAGAAATCATGGTTGCGGATTACGGCGTTAGCTTTAATTTTGAAGAAGTAAAGTCAAAGATTGGCCCATATAGTGAGGATGAAAACGTGGCGCTTTTACGTGAAGGTGGATTAGGTATCTATTTAATGGAAACTTTAATGGATGAAGTCCAATTAAATAATGAAGGCGGCGTAACTGTTTTCATGACTAAGTATGTCTCGAGAGAGCAGGTGAGGGAGAATGTCGAAAGAATCACTACCTAG
- a CDS encoding STAS domain-containing protein, protein MNVNVQFREDGNVLRGYIEGEIDTFTAPVLREELETVRIVEGRKIELDLSKVNYMDSTGLGIFVAFYKKVIRENASLKLVNLSSRLVRLFEITGLSELMSIETDEELELK, encoded by the coding sequence ATGAATGTCAATGTTCAGTTTAGAGAAGATGGAAATGTGCTACGTGGTTATATCGAAGGCGAAATCGACACGTTTACAGCACCTGTATTGCGTGAAGAATTGGAAACTGTTCGCATTGTAGAAGGGCGAAAGATTGAGCTAGATTTATCAAAAGTGAACTATATGGATAGTACCGGCTTAGGGATTTTTGTCGCATTCTACAAAAAGGTAATACGTGAAAATGCATCGTTAAAATTAGTGAATTTGTCCAGTCGTTTAGTACGCTTATTTGAGATTACAGGATTAAGTGAATTAATGAGTATTGAGACCGACGAGGAGCTGGAATTGAAATGA
- a CDS encoding PP2C family protein-serine/threonine phosphatase yields the protein MKELQIQYQKILSDYLENQTERNLYIGQNFIRQLILKKVTPEEVINIHKHAIEEIYRNLPDDVSNSFDFLIEVMVHFGLTLKEHQSLLEQQEELRTEMNVATKIQDMFLRTTVPKIEAIDIGMVSVPIRKMNGDYVHILSDDEQYVSVAVTDVVGKGVPAALCMSMVKYGLDTLEYATNEPSYILEVLNRIIEKSVDDSMFVSMFYGTYEVESSQFTYGSAGHEPAIYYCASKQSFYDLESKGLLLGVMPEVKYPQYEIEMKKNDFILMMTDGVTDFRKQGELDPRDVIKNLALKYNHLSAQKMCEQMYSYLKSMPEFDLEDDFTVVIFKK from the coding sequence TTGAAAGAATTACAAATTCAGTATCAGAAAATATTATCTGATTACTTAGAGAATCAAACGGAACGAAATTTATATATTGGTCAAAATTTTATTCGACAATTGATTCTGAAGAAGGTAACACCTGAAGAAGTGATTAATATCCATAAGCATGCAATCGAAGAAATTTATCGGAATTTGCCGGACGATGTTTCAAATAGTTTTGATTTTTTAATTGAAGTGATGGTGCATTTTGGGCTGACACTAAAAGAGCATCAAAGTTTGCTAGAACAGCAAGAAGAATTACGGACTGAAATGAATGTGGCGACAAAAATTCAAGATATGTTTCTTCGGACAACCGTTCCAAAAATCGAAGCCATCGATATTGGTATGGTATCCGTTCCTATCCGTAAAATGAATGGTGATTATGTACATATCTTAAGTGATGATGAACAGTATGTTAGCGTCGCAGTGACGGATGTAGTAGGCAAGGGTGTACCCGCAGCACTCTGTATGTCGATGGTGAAGTATGGCTTGGATACATTAGAGTATGCAACAAATGAGCCATCTTATATATTAGAAGTTTTAAATCGCATCATTGAAAAAAGCGTAGATGATAGTATGTTTGTCTCGATGTTTTATGGCACGTATGAAGTTGAAAGCAGTCAATTTACATATGGTTCTGCTGGACATGAGCCGGCAATTTACTATTGTGCAAGCAAGCAAAGTTTTTATGATTTAGAGTCTAAAGGGTTGCTATTAGGTGTAATGCCTGAAGTGAAGTACCCTCAATATGAAATTGAAATGAAAAAAAATGACTTTATATTAATGATGACAGATGGTGTGACAGATTTCCGCAAGCAGGGTGAGTTGGATCCGCGAGATGTTATAAAAAATTTAGCCTTAAAATATAACCATCTATCAGCACAAAAAATGTGTGAGCAAATGTACAGTTATTTAAAATCCATGCCAGAGTTTGACTTAGAAGATGATTTTACGGTCGTTATTTTTAAAAAATAA
- a CDS encoding anti-sigma regulatory factor, with protein MDTKSTVEIITEWDIVAARQLGRNEAKAIGFGVVDQARITTAISELARNIYLYARAGEITIEQISNGDKTGIRIVAKDKGPGINNLKKVMEDGYSTSGGLGAGLPGVKRLMDSMDIQSSEGNGTIVVIEKWMQ; from the coding sequence ATGGATACAAAGTCTACTGTAGAGATCATAACAGAATGGGATATTGTAGCTGCACGCCAACTAGGAAGGAACGAAGCAAAGGCTATAGGCTTTGGCGTAGTAGACCAAGCTCGAATTACGACGGCAATAAGTGAACTTGCTCGAAATATTTATTTATATGCCCGTGCAGGAGAAATAACAATAGAACAAATTAGTAATGGCGATAAAACTGGGATTCGTATTGTCGCTAAAGATAAAGGTCCTGGTATAAATAATTTAAAAAAAGTGATGGAAGATGGTTATTCTACATCGGGTGGACTTGGTGCAGGCTTACCGGGCGTCAAAAGGCTGATGGATTCAATGGATATTCAGTCGTCTGAAGGCAATGGAACGATTGTTGTTATTGAAAAATGGATGCAATAG
- a CDS encoding type II toxin-antitoxin system PemK/MazF family toxin, translating to MIVKRGDVFFADLSPVIGSEQGGTRPVLIIQNDIGNRFSPTVIIAAITAQIQKAKLPTHVEIDAKKYGFERDSVILLEQLRTIDKSRLTDRITQLDAKLMHEVDIALNISLGLVKF from the coding sequence TTGATTGTAAAACGTGGAGACGTTTTTTTTGCCGATTTATCACCGGTTATAGGTTCAGAACAAGGTGGTACAAGACCAGTCCTTATTATTCAAAATGATATAGGTAATCGTTTTAGTCCAACAGTCATTATCGCTGCAATTACTGCGCAAATTCAAAAAGCAAAATTACCTACCCATGTTGAAATCGATGCCAAAAAGTATGGATTTGAACGCGATTCTGTAATTTTGCTTGAGCAATTGCGTACTATTGATAAATCTCGATTAACAGATCGAATTACGCAGCTAGATGCCAAATTAATGCATGAAGTGGATATTGCACTTAATATTAGTTTAGGACTTGTAAAATTTTAA
- a CDS encoding transcriptional regulator produces MYTKDIVNVEEVVFNYPNELIVQFERKLGRDTNNRDMISYLAAKEYTKHMQPNQIREALMKGYVEMSQINLTICSECLHAEYEADQTYGGASR; encoded by the coding sequence TTGTACACAAAAGATATTGTCAATGTAGAAGAAGTAGTGTTTAATTATCCAAACGAGTTAATTGTGCAATTTGAGAGAAAGTTAGGTCGCGATACAAATAATCGTGATATGATTTCGTATTTAGCGGCTAAGGAATATACAAAGCATATGCAACCAAATCAAATACGGGAAGCTTTAATGAAAGGCTATGTGGAAATGTCGCAAATTAATCTGACAATTTGTAGTGAATGCTTACATGCAGAATATGAAGCGGATCAAACATATGGTGGAGCGTCTCGTTAG
- the alr gene encoding alanine racemase, whose amino-acid sequence MDIQTNYRPTEAIINLQAIKQNVASLRQHLQKNVQIIAVVKANAYGHGDVEVAAAAIEAGATMLAVATPDEAVHMRAHFPEIDILILGATPPNFIPYAAKENITLTVFSTDWIKYAASYLPQAQPVKLHIKVDSGMGRIGVTSKEELIPLYQMITDSPHFIVDGIFTHFATADEEDSLYFDNQVSLFKELLAALPSKPRLVHVANTATALVKDISLQYDAVRFGISMYGLLPSSYVGEILPFPIQPAFSLQTELVHVKPLQAGQSVGYGATFTAQEDIYVGTIPIGYADGMLRKLGGQEVLVGGERAKIIGRICMDQSMILLPKAYNIGEPVVLIGRQGQEEITLDDWANKLETINYEVPCVITARVPRKYQ is encoded by the coding sequence ATGGATATTCAAACGAATTATCGACCTACAGAAGCAATAATTAATTTACAAGCGATCAAGCAAAATGTTGCGTCATTGCGCCAGCATCTCCAAAAAAATGTGCAAATTATTGCCGTTGTAAAGGCAAATGCATATGGCCATGGTGACGTAGAGGTAGCAGCAGCGGCAATTGAAGCGGGGGCAACAATGCTCGCGGTTGCCACACCAGATGAAGCAGTACATATGAGAGCACATTTCCCGGAAATTGATATATTAATACTAGGTGCAACACCACCGAATTTTATTCCATACGCTGCAAAGGAAAATATTACCCTGACTGTTTTTTCAACAGATTGGATAAAATATGCGGCTAGCTATTTACCGCAGGCACAACCAGTGAAGTTACACATTAAGGTCGACTCGGGTATGGGGCGCATTGGAGTAACTTCAAAAGAGGAGCTTATTCCCTTATACCAAATGATTACCGATTCACCGCATTTCATTGTCGATGGCATTTTTACGCATTTTGCAACGGCTGATGAGGAAGATTCTTTGTACTTTGATAACCAAGTGTCCTTGTTTAAGGAATTATTGGCGGCATTGCCGTCGAAGCCAAGACTTGTACATGTAGCTAATACCGCAACCGCATTAGTTAAAGATATATCTTTACAATATGATGCTGTAAGATTTGGTATTTCAATGTACGGTTTACTTCCTTCATCATATGTTGGAGAAATTTTACCGTTTCCAATTCAGCCGGCATTTTCGTTACAAACAGAGTTAGTTCATGTAAAACCGCTTCAAGCAGGGCAATCTGTGGGGTATGGTGCGACATTTACCGCACAAGAAGATATTTATGTTGGGACAATTCCGATTGGTTATGCAGATGGTATGCTTCGTAAGCTTGGTGGGCAAGAGGTACTTGTAGGTGGCGAGCGTGCTAAAATTATTGGACGAATTTGTATGGATCAAAGTATGATTTTATTACCAAAAGCATATAATATTGGAGAGCCTGTTGTATTAATTGGACGTCAAGGCCAAGAGGAAATTACATTAGATGATTGGGCAAATAAGTTAGAGACCATCAACTATGAAGTGCCTTGTGTCATTACGGCTCGAGTTCCTAGAAAATATCAGTAA
- a CDS encoding LolA family protein codes for MNIRLLVVVAFCIFLAACGKVTQEEVIEDVNKKWNDPKGYELTASMEVRTGNEPRIYDVNVWHTKPDFYRVSVNPQGETEQQLIVRNEEGVFVVTPALRKTHKFQSEWPKQNSQGYLIGALAEDLLADKNVVMTEDEENFIFELATRNVDRTALPVQQISINKKTMLPTKVSVLDGELQEQVVIQFKDINLGAHHKAEEYAVEKFSENEEKKAASADIVNTEFKVYYPTVDWAHTKLTDEYEVQDNGSSRVILTFEGEKPYTMMQQPINYNESMLPVFSTGDPADLGDTIGAITEHSIQWDKDGMSFFIASTKLTKEELLEVAASVQEGSQK; via the coding sequence TTGAACATTCGATTGCTCGTAGTTGTCGCATTTTGTATTTTTTTAGCGGCTTGTGGAAAAGTGACGCAGGAAGAAGTGATTGAAGATGTCAATAAAAAGTGGAATGATCCAAAAGGCTACGAACTAACAGCATCTATGGAAGTTCGAACAGGAAACGAGCCGAGAATTTATGATGTCAATGTATGGCATACGAAACCGGATTTTTACCGTGTATCGGTTAATCCACAAGGTGAGACAGAGCAGCAGTTAATTGTTCGCAATGAAGAAGGGGTATTTGTCGTAACCCCAGCACTACGTAAGACACATAAGTTTCAAAGTGAATGGCCGAAGCAAAATAGTCAAGGGTATTTAATTGGTGCTTTAGCAGAAGATTTATTGGCAGATAAAAATGTAGTGATGACAGAAGATGAAGAAAACTTTATATTTGAGCTAGCTACACGAAATGTCGATCGTACAGCATTACCAGTTCAACAAATTTCGATCAACAAAAAGACGATGTTGCCAACAAAAGTGAGTGTGCTAGACGGAGAGCTGCAGGAACAAGTCGTTATTCAATTTAAAGACATCAATTTAGGTGCACATCATAAGGCGGAAGAATATGCGGTAGAAAAATTTTCGGAAAATGAGGAAAAAAAGGCAGCTAGTGCCGATATAGTTAACACAGAGTTCAAAGTTTATTATCCAACAGTCGATTGGGCTCATACAAAATTAACGGATGAGTACGAAGTGCAGGATAATGGAAGCTCACGTGTCATTTTAACGTTTGAAGGGGAAAAGCCATATACGATGATGCAACAGCCAATCAATTATAATGAAAGTATGCTACCTGTGTTTTCTACAGGGGATCCGGCTGATTTAGGAGATACAATCGGTGCGATTACAGAGCATTCTATTCAATGGGACAAAGATGGCATGTCATTCTTCATTGCATCAACAAAGTTGACAAAAGAAGAGCTATTAGAAGTAGCGGCAAGTGTTCAAGAAGGTAGTCAAAAATAG
- the acpS gene encoding holo-ACP synthase: MIKGIGLDLIELERIEKMMLRSTKFVERILTVRERTIFEALSHARKVEFLAGRFAAKEAYAKANGTGIGKGCELMQIEILKDEVGKPLLFFDGEQVNGFISITHTKTTAAAQVILMQ; this comes from the coding sequence ATGATTAAAGGAATTGGATTAGACTTAATCGAATTAGAACGTATCGAAAAAATGATGTTACGCTCAACTAAATTTGTCGAACGCATTTTGACGGTAAGAGAACGAACTATTTTTGAGGCACTTTCGCATGCACGCAAAGTTGAATTTTTAGCGGGGCGATTTGCTGCGAAAGAGGCATACGCAAAAGCAAATGGAACAGGAATTGGAAAGGGCTGCGAGCTGATGCAAATCGAAATATTAAAAGATGAAGTCGGTAAGCCGCTACTCTTCTTTGATGGGGAACAAGTAAATGGCTTTATATCCATTACACATACGAAAACAACAGCTGCTGCGCAAGTAATCTTAATGCAATAA
- a CDS encoding rhomboid family intramembrane serine protease yields the protein MFIRRESFKQYIRLYPVVSSLIAINLVVYLLTLIPGFGRNLLYMGMSVNALIAQGEWWRIITSMFLHLGFTHVLFNMFSLFLFGPELEKIAGKMRFLTIYFLAGIFGIAASFLIEDPTYASVGASGAIYGMFGAFAALVYYTRHLFPQLKQIILPLIVVSVIMTFLMPNINITAHLGGLITGFILGFVYFNPKNMVRWREKGIRRVK from the coding sequence ATGTTTATTCGTAGAGAAAGTTTTAAGCAATACATTCGGTTATACCCTGTTGTATCGTCACTCATCGCCATCAATTTAGTCGTTTATTTACTGACGTTAATCCCTGGCTTTGGTCGCAACCTTTTATATATGGGTATGAGCGTAAATGCTCTCATTGCTCAAGGTGAATGGTGGCGCATCATTACATCCATGTTTTTACACCTGGGCTTTACACATGTGCTATTTAATATGTTTTCCTTATTTTTATTTGGTCCTGAGCTCGAAAAAATTGCAGGCAAAATGCGCTTTTTAACGATTTACTTTTTAGCTGGTATTTTTGGTATTGCCGCCAGCTTTTTAATTGAGGATCCTACCTATGCAAGTGTTGGTGCAAGTGGTGCGATTTATGGGATGTTCGGTGCGTTCGCTGCTTTAGTCTATTACACAAGACATTTATTCCCTCAGCTCAAGCAAATCATCTTACCGTTAATTGTCGTTAGTGTTATTATGACATTTTTAATGCCAAATATTAATATTACTGCCCATCTAGGTGGACTGATTACCGGCTTTATTTTAGGTTTTGTCTATTTCAATCCGAAAAATATGGTACGTTGGCGCGAAAAAGGCATTCGACGTGTAAAATAA
- a CDS encoding PH domain-containing protein, with amino-acid sequence MSNEKFKLHPAAVLINVVKALKDLLVPIVIIIVANGFNFNLDFRSEDFFAEIIPLMILFIMLLWTLINGGIKWWTFVYWFEDSELRVEYGLFVKKKRYIPFERIQNLNYKEGIFHRIFKLVEVQVETAGSKNGKAEAELTAVTRAAADEIEIRMKQAKNKQTSIEENEPQIQEEMPSTVVHKMQIPELLLLATTSSGVGVVLAGVFAIVSQFAEFIPFDAIYDEVAFLMKYSFIVVAILIALALLLTWIISVGFTCLNYYNFTVLKEQERLIITRGLIEKKRVTIPLNRVQAIKIVENPFQQVLGLASVAVESAGGGFSGEADKKIILFPLIAKKELLTPLQELFPDYDFAYSSHVKPPKKAQPFFYRIDFIWFVPLVGVISYFFYPYGLLSLLLIIPILLLGRWQFNTTGYTLYDNQITITSRMISRVTFFAVKKRIQVTQGRQTYFQKRRDIGSAKIVVMSGMAGASATVRHIEQQEVERILDWYEH; translated from the coding sequence ATGTCTAACGAAAAATTTAAACTTCATCCGGCAGCGGTATTGATCAATGTTGTGAAGGCATTGAAGGATCTGTTAGTGCCCATTGTCATTATTATAGTAGCCAATGGATTTAACTTTAATCTAGATTTTCGGAGTGAGGATTTTTTTGCAGAAATCATACCATTGATGATTTTATTCATTATGTTACTTTGGACGCTCATCAATGGGGGAATTAAATGGTGGACCTTCGTTTATTGGTTTGAGGATAGCGAACTTCGTGTAGAATATGGTTTATTTGTAAAAAAGAAGCGTTATATACCCTTTGAACGTATACAAAATTTAAATTATAAAGAAGGTATATTTCACCGAATTTTTAAGCTGGTGGAAGTACAAGTAGAAACAGCTGGTAGTAAAAACGGAAAAGCAGAGGCAGAATTGACGGCTGTGACACGTGCTGCGGCTGATGAAATTGAAATTCGAATGAAGCAGGCGAAAAATAAACAAACATCAATAGAAGAAAACGAACCACAAATTCAAGAAGAAATGCCATCAACGGTCGTACATAAAATGCAAATTCCAGAGCTGTTGTTACTTGCAACAACATCAAGCGGTGTAGGTGTAGTGCTTGCCGGGGTATTTGCCATTGTTTCGCAATTTGCAGAGTTTATTCCGTTTGATGCAATTTATGATGAAGTGGCGTTTTTGATGAAATATAGCTTTATTGTGGTAGCGATTTTAATTGCCCTTGCCCTGCTATTAACATGGATTATTTCAGTTGGCTTTACCTGTTTAAATTATTATAATTTTACGGTATTAAAAGAGCAGGAGCGGTTAATTATTACGCGAGGCTTGATTGAAAAGAAGCGTGTGACAATTCCGTTGAATCGCGTACAGGCAATTAAGATTGTTGAAAACCCCTTTCAACAAGTATTAGGGCTTGCTTCGGTTGCGGTAGAAAGTGCAGGTGGCGGTTTTAGCGGAGAGGCGGATAAAAAAATTATTTTGTTTCCACTCATAGCGAAAAAGGAGTTGCTTACACCGCTGCAAGAACTGTTTCCGGATTATGATTTTGCCTATTCATCACATGTAAAGCCACCAAAAAAAGCACAGCCGTTTTTCTATCGCATTGATTTTATTTGGTTTGTGCCGCTTGTTGGAGTGATATCCTACTTCTTTTATCCGTATGGGTTATTGTCGCTTTTACTTATAATACCGATTCTTTTATTAGGGAGATGGCAGTTCAATACAACAGGCTATACCCTTTACGACAATCAAATTACGATTACATCTCGTATGATTAGTCGCGTTACCTTTTTTGCGGTGAAAAAGCGTATTCAAGTAACACAGGGGCGTCAAACGTACTTTCAAAAGCGACGCGATATTGGCTCGGCAAAGATTGTTGTAATGTCTGGGATGGCAGGAGCATCTGCTACAGTACGTCATATTGAACAGCAGGAAGTGGAGCGAATTTTAGATTGGTATGAACATTAA